In one Aquisalimonas asiatica genomic region, the following are encoded:
- a CDS encoding host attachment protein produces the protein MSRYCVVVAEGSKARFFTVEHPEVPELESGPDLIERKTMSNPTHQAHGEEILADLRAGRNRTPNGSAHGYDDHRDGYDAECERRFAREIAQELDTMARSNGTRRVVLCAEKRMLGFLRPNLHHAIPNGVDLHEVPKDLAKLSPRKLHERLANDGHIPKRRGRRRH, from the coding sequence ATGAGTCGTTATTGTGTGGTCGTTGCCGAGGGATCGAAAGCCCGTTTCTTCACTGTTGAACACCCAGAAGTGCCAGAACTCGAGTCCGGACCGGACCTCATCGAAAGGAAAACCATGTCGAACCCCACCCACCAGGCCCATGGCGAGGAGATCCTCGCGGACCTGCGTGCCGGGCGCAATCGCACGCCCAACGGGTCGGCCCATGGTTACGACGATCATCGCGATGGATACGATGCGGAATGCGAACGGCGTTTCGCCCGTGAAATCGCCCAGGAACTCGATACCATGGCGCGCAGCAACGGCACGCGCCGGGTGGTCCTGTGCGCCGAGAAGCGCATGCTCGGGTTTCTGCGCCCCAACCTCCACCACGCGATCCCGAACGGGGTGGACCTGCACGAAGTCCCGAAGGATCTGGCCAAGCTGAGCCCCAGAAAGCTCCATGAACGCCTGGCCAACGACGGCCACATTCCGAAGCGTCGCGGCAGACGCCGGCACTGA
- a CDS encoding gamma-glutamyltransferase family protein, producing the protein MQFETPYASRRSPVLGDNVVATSQPLAAQAGLDALADGGNAVDAALAAAITLTVVEPTGNGVGSDAFAIVHDSHRLHGLNASGRSPAAWRPDRFSGFESMPLRGWESVTTPGAVSAWVALSERFGALPFPRLFERAIAYAEGGFPVSPVIARLWTLGARELSAQPGFAEAFLPDGHAPTAGERFRNPALAATLRAIAESRGDAFYRGDLAERIAAAAAANGAALSADDLASHAVDWPGTIHIHYNDVLAHEIPPNGQGVAALIALGILDRTELREVGPDSVAGLHLQIEATKLALADAHAHVADPATMTVSPDELLAPDYLDHRAGLIDRRRAGDPGHGDPRPGGTVYLSTADAAGRMVSFIQSNYLGFGSGVVVPGTGISMQGRAGGFSLEAGHPNQVDGGKRPFHTIIPGFLTTADGAPLTSYGVMGGPMQAQGHVQMTVRLADFGQDPQAACDAPRWRVLAGRRVAVEATMPDNTRTALMELGHELVVEEPEAAFGFGGAQIVHRLEAGYVAGSDPRKDGQAVAF; encoded by the coding sequence ATGCAGTTCGAAACCCCCTACGCCTCCCGCCGCAGCCCGGTGCTCGGCGACAACGTGGTCGCCACGTCCCAGCCCCTGGCGGCACAGGCCGGGCTGGACGCTCTCGCCGACGGTGGCAACGCCGTTGACGCTGCGCTCGCCGCGGCCATCACGCTGACCGTGGTGGAGCCCACGGGCAACGGCGTGGGCAGCGATGCATTCGCCATCGTTCACGACAGCCACCGCCTCCACGGCCTGAACGCCAGTGGCCGGTCACCGGCGGCGTGGCGGCCGGACCGGTTCAGCGGGTTCGAGAGCATGCCGCTGCGCGGCTGGGAGTCGGTCACGACCCCCGGCGCCGTATCGGCCTGGGTTGCGCTCTCCGAACGCTTCGGAGCGCTGCCGTTCCCGCGACTGTTCGAGCGCGCCATTGCCTATGCCGAGGGCGGTTTTCCGGTCTCACCGGTCATCGCCCGGCTGTGGACCCTGGGCGCCCGGGAGCTGTCGGCACAACCCGGCTTTGCGGAAGCCTTCCTGCCCGACGGCCATGCACCCACTGCCGGTGAGCGCTTTCGCAACCCGGCGCTGGCGGCAACCCTGCGTGCCATCGCCGAGAGCCGGGGCGACGCGTTCTATCGCGGCGACCTGGCGGAGCGCATCGCGGCGGCGGCCGCAGCCAACGGCGCGGCGCTGTCGGCGGACGACCTGGCGTCCCATGCCGTCGACTGGCCCGGCACGATCCACATCCACTATAACGATGTGCTGGCCCACGAGATTCCGCCCAACGGCCAGGGCGTCGCTGCCCTGATCGCCCTGGGCATCCTCGATCGCACGGAACTGCGCGAAGTGGGGCCGGACAGCGTCGCCGGCCTCCACCTGCAGATCGAGGCCACCAAGCTCGCCCTGGCCGACGCCCACGCCCACGTCGCGGATCCCGCCACCATGACCGTCAGCCCTGACGAGCTGCTGGCGCCGGACTACCTCGACCACCGGGCCGGCCTCATCGATCGCCGACGCGCCGGCGACCCGGGTCACGGCGATCCACGCCCCGGGGGGACGGTCTACCTCTCCACTGCGGACGCCGCCGGGCGCATGGTGTCGTTCATACAGTCCAACTATCTCGGTTTCGGCTCCGGCGTAGTGGTGCCCGGCACCGGGATCAGCATGCAGGGTCGTGCGGGCGGGTTCAGCCTTGAGGCCGGACACCCGAACCAGGTCGACGGCGGCAAACGGCCGTTCCACACCATCATCCCCGGCTTTCTCACCACCGCGGACGGCGCACCGCTGACCAGTTACGGCGTCATGGGCGGCCCCATGCAGGCCCAGGGCCATGTGCAGATGACGGTACGTCTGGCCGACTTCGGCCAGGACCCGCAGGCCGCCTGCGACGCCCCGCGGTGGCGCGTGCTCGCCGGGCGCCGCGTGGCGGTAGAGGCCACCATGCCGGACAACACCCGAACGGCTCTCATGGAGCTGGGGCATGAGCTGGTGGTTGAAGAGCCCGAGGCAGCATTCGGCTTCGGCGGGGCACAGATCGTCCACCGCCTGGAAGCCGGCTACGTTGCCGGCTCCGACCCGCGCAAGGACGGCCAGGCGGTGGCGTTCTAG
- a CDS encoding TRAP transporter permease, with product MAREQDQGAETRPLTRTEYWCNVVSQILFYGISLYFFSYLTTYYLTGAGGATLLAVTMVPVAVALAYLNDLRHGELYPALGPVLATLVGAGYAAALLYASAYFVAEFDGIRINRVGFWNDADKLAGAIVVALVLEYTRRRYLALALVILALILYTAYGYLVPGVFSHPGMSWDRILTASSVEISTGVFERLSQLGLTLIGSFMLVLAVLRAFGCIESILVGSSRLAARSPRLLPQAAVIGSFSVAAVSGSGAANAATTGSATIPALIRAGFPRVKAAAVETASSLGGQLMPPLMGIAAFLMAEYMRVSYFDVVARGFAPAILYFIGVSLAVYLLAGQYMQRAVNPRREPMQPMDIVNLAAYGLAVVALIWLMGVERRAAMSSAQLVFMGLLLVLSVLFFARLVWASREQPLALLRRESLREAGRPFVRMIETFSTNTAELTVLLASLGILTATFTITGVPTKVGILLMETAGAHLALMVLVAFAFGYLVGMGLPVAPTYIIVAVVIAPFMIRAGVDPWVAHFFAFLVAVFGELSPPTSVVAAVTSRIAEAPFVRTMIAALGLCVPLLIMMAGVYTRPGLVVEPGLAQVPAFTLLLVGTLGVIFALQGSFARTRALDWTARLAIALFSLVVILYPDEQLAWLAVVPVVALGMWGLARARRSLSEKPLQAAVNDSG from the coding sequence ATGGCGCGTGAACAGGACCAGGGTGCGGAGACGCGTCCGCTGACGCGAACCGAATACTGGTGCAACGTGGTGAGCCAGATTCTCTTCTACGGGATCTCGCTCTACTTCTTTTCGTACCTGACCACGTACTACCTGACGGGGGCGGGTGGCGCGACACTGCTGGCGGTGACCATGGTGCCGGTGGCCGTGGCGCTGGCGTATCTCAACGACCTCCGCCATGGTGAGCTTTATCCGGCACTGGGTCCGGTGCTGGCGACCCTCGTGGGCGCGGGCTATGCTGCGGCCCTGCTGTATGCGTCGGCGTATTTTGTCGCCGAGTTCGACGGCATCCGCATCAATCGTGTCGGTTTCTGGAACGATGCCGACAAGCTGGCGGGCGCCATTGTCGTCGCGCTGGTGCTGGAGTACACCCGTCGCCGTTACCTGGCTCTCGCGCTGGTGATCCTGGCGCTCATTCTCTATACCGCCTACGGCTACCTGGTGCCGGGGGTGTTCAGTCACCCCGGAATGAGCTGGGACCGCATCCTCACGGCGTCCAGTGTCGAGATCTCGACCGGTGTGTTCGAGCGCCTCTCCCAGCTGGGCCTCACGCTGATCGGCTCCTTCATGCTCGTACTGGCAGTGCTGCGGGCGTTCGGCTGCATCGAATCCATTCTCGTGGGCAGTTCGCGCCTGGCGGCCCGGTCACCGCGATTGCTGCCCCAGGCTGCCGTCATTGGCAGCTTCTCGGTGGCCGCGGTATCCGGCAGTGGCGCGGCGAATGCGGCCACGACCGGGTCGGCGACCATTCCGGCGCTGATCCGCGCAGGCTTCCCCAGGGTCAAGGCCGCCGCAGTGGAGACCGCGTCTTCCCTGGGCGGCCAGCTCATGCCGCCGCTCATGGGTATCGCTGCCTTTCTGATGGCCGAGTACATGCGGGTCAGCTACTTCGATGTGGTTGCGCGCGGATTCGCCCCCGCGATTCTGTATTTCATCGGTGTCAGCCTGGCGGTGTATCTGCTGGCGGGGCAGTACATGCAGCGTGCAGTGAACCCCCGCCGGGAGCCGATGCAGCCCATGGATATCGTCAATCTCGCCGCCTACGGGTTGGCGGTCGTGGCGCTGATCTGGCTGATGGGCGTCGAGCGCAGGGCCGCCATGTCCTCGGCGCAACTGGTGTTCATGGGCCTGCTCCTGGTGCTCTCGGTGCTGTTCTTCGCCCGCCTCGTGTGGGCCTCCCGGGAGCAGCCCCTGGCGCTGTTGCGCCGGGAGAGTCTGCGGGAGGCGGGGCGGCCGTTCGTGCGCATGATCGAGACCTTTTCCACCAACACCGCCGAACTCACCGTGCTGCTGGCCTCGCTGGGCATTCTGACGGCCACGTTCACCATCACCGGCGTGCCGACGAAGGTCGGCATCCTGCTCATGGAGACAGCCGGCGCGCACCTGGCGCTGATGGTCCTGGTCGCCTTCGCGTTCGGCTACCTGGTGGGCATGGGGCTGCCCGTTGCGCCCACCTACATCATCGTGGCCGTGGTGATCGCGCCGTTCATGATCCGCGCCGGGGTGGACCCGTGGGTGGCGCATTTCTTCGCCTTCCTGGTGGCGGTATTCGGCGAGCTGTCGCCGCCCACATCCGTGGTGGCCGCGGTGACATCGCGGATCGCGGAGGCGCCGTTCGTGCGCACCATGATCGCCGCACTGGGGTTGTGCGTGCCGCTGTTGATCATGATGGCGGGGGTGTATACCCGTCCGGGACTGGTGGTTGAGCCGGGACTTGCGCAGGTGCCGGCCTTTACGCTGCTGCTGGTCGGCACCCTGGGCGTGATCTTTGCGCTGCAGGGGAGCTTTGCCCGGACGCGGGCACTGGACTGGACGGCGCGGCTGGCAATTGCGCTGTTCAGCCTCGTGGTGATCCTGTACCCCGACGAGCAGCTGGCCTGGCTCGCCGTCGTGCCGGTGGTCGCCCTGGGGATGTGGGGCTTGGCGCGGGCGCGTCGGTCCCTGAGCGAGAAGCCGCTGCAGGCGGCGGTGAACGACAGTGGCTAG